The following coding sequences are from one Oscillospiraceae bacterium window:
- a CDS encoding GyrI-like domain-containing protein, which yields MNGEKLMSNPAFVTFQTHQDAFSFLGVENVVTESSDFGYFWDHFFKIGGYEKIIPYATDPKPINVWYTNHAGEKIYFQGLKVGSVDNVPEGYSLVNFPAGDFLVVTHEWLPTHDEAIRYGIAAGWKYEKTVQMPDGYARYDGPGSPITIIEKENMDTPDGSRYEFWVPIKKID from the coding sequence ATGAACGGAGAAAAATTGATGAGTAATCCTGCATTCGTAACCTTTCAAACACACCAAGACGCATTTTCTTTTCTCGGCGTCGAGAATGTCGTGACCGAATCTTCGGATTTCGGTTATTTCTGGGATCACTTTTTCAAAATAGGCGGATATGAAAAAATCATTCCGTATGCAACAGACCCCAAACCGATTAACGTGTGGTATACGAACCATGCGGGCGAAAAAATCTATTTTCAGGGTTTAAAGGTCGGCAGCGTTGACAACGTGCCCGAGGGTTATTCCCTTGTAAATTTCCCCGCGGGCGATTTTCTTGTCGTCACCCATGAATGGCTCCCCACGCATGACGAAGCTATCCGTTACGGCATCGCAGCCGGCTGGAAATATGAAAAAACCGTGCAGATGCCGGACGGATATGCGCGGTATGACGGGCCCGGCAGTCCGATCACCATCATCGAAAAAGAAAACATGGATACTCCCGACGGCAGCCGATATGAGTTTTGGGTGCCGATCAAGAAAATTGATTAG